From Actinomyces sp. oral taxon 171 str. F0337, one genomic window encodes:
- the rpsI gene encoding 30S ribosomal protein S9, whose translation MAETTVDIDALDEENAPSSYTTETEESAPGRGQSITAPGSGLGRRKEAVARVRLVPGTGQWTLNGRSLEDYFPNKLHQQLVRAPFTILDLEGRFDVVARINGGGVSGQAGALRLGIARALNEIDREANRATLKKAGFLTRDSRIVERKKAGLHKARRAPQYSKR comes from the coding sequence GTGGCTGAGACCACTGTCGACATCGACGCGCTGGACGAGGAGAACGCCCCCTCCAGCTACACCACCGAGACCGAGGAGTCCGCTCCGGGTCGCGGCCAGTCCATCACCGCCCCCGGCTCCGGCCTGGGTCGCCGCAAGGAGGCCGTCGCCCGCGTGCGCCTCGTTCCCGGCACCGGTCAGTGGACGCTGAACGGCCGCTCCCTGGAGGACTACTTCCCCAACAAGCTGCACCAGCAGCTCGTGCGCGCCCCCTTCACCATCCTGGACCTCGAGGGCCGCTTCGACGTCGTCGCCCGCATCAACGGCGGTGGCGTCTCCGGCCAGGCCGGTGCCCTGCGCCTGGGCATCGCCCGCGCGCTCAACGAGATCGACCGTGAGGCCAACCGCGCCACCCTGAAGAAGGCCGGTTTCCTCACTCGCGACTCCCGCATCGTGGAGCGCAAGAAGGCCGGTCTGCACAAGGCCCGCCGCGCCCCCCAGTACTCCAAGCGCTGA
- the glmM gene encoding phosphoglucosamine mutase, with product MARLFGTDGVRGLANDLLTPTLAVQLGEAAARVLTKDTPAARRPRSGRPRAIVGRDTRASGEFLDHAISAGLASSGVDVTRVGVLPTPAIAHLTATQDIELGVMISASHNPFPDNGIKFIARGGYKLADAVEDEIDSLLGKVNDRPTGADVGRVIKGETVADQNYINHLVDSVATDLSGLRIVVDASNGAASVVGPAALRAAGAEVIVINASPDGLNINDNCGSTHPEQLQNYVKAVGADMGVAYDGDADRCLAVDADGKLVDGDQIMGMLAIGMKADGTLGSDTLVVTVMSNLGLILAMREHGIRTVQTGVGDRYVLERMLQGGYTLGGEQSGHVIDTVHATTGDGVLTSLHVAARVKRTGKTLAELASVVTRLPQTLINVKNVDKGAASTNKAVQDAVASAEKDLGETGRVLLRPSGTEPLVRVMVEAATQEEADRVARSLADTVKSNLSL from the coding sequence ATGGCTCGTCTCTTCGGAACCGATGGCGTACGCGGCCTGGCCAACGACCTGCTCACGCCCACCCTGGCCGTGCAGCTCGGTGAGGCCGCGGCCCGCGTCCTGACCAAGGACACCCCTGCCGCCCGGAGACCACGCAGCGGCCGTCCCCGCGCCATCGTGGGGCGCGACACCCGCGCCTCCGGAGAGTTCCTCGACCACGCCATCAGTGCGGGCCTGGCCTCCTCCGGCGTCGACGTCACCCGTGTGGGCGTCCTGCCCACCCCGGCGATCGCCCACCTGACGGCCACCCAGGACATCGAGCTGGGCGTCATGATCTCCGCCTCCCACAACCCCTTCCCGGACAACGGCATCAAGTTCATCGCCCGCGGCGGCTACAAGCTCGCCGACGCCGTCGAGGACGAGATCGACTCCCTCCTGGGCAAGGTCAACGACCGCCCCACCGGCGCCGATGTCGGCCGCGTCATCAAGGGTGAGACCGTCGCCGACCAGAACTACATCAACCACCTCGTTGACTCCGTCGCCACCGACCTGTCCGGGCTGCGCATCGTCGTCGACGCCTCCAACGGTGCCGCCTCCGTCGTCGGCCCCGCCGCGCTGCGGGCCGCCGGCGCCGAGGTCATCGTCATCAACGCCTCCCCGGACGGCCTCAACATCAACGACAACTGCGGCTCCACCCACCCCGAGCAGCTGCAGAACTACGTCAAGGCGGTCGGAGCGGACATGGGTGTGGCCTACGACGGCGACGCCGACCGCTGCCTGGCCGTGGACGCCGACGGCAAGCTGGTCGACGGCGACCAGATCATGGGCATGCTCGCCATCGGCATGAAGGCCGACGGCACTCTCGGCTCCGACACACTCGTCGTGACCGTCATGAGCAACCTCGGCCTCATCCTGGCCATGCGCGAGCACGGCATCCGCACCGTCCAGACCGGCGTGGGCGACCGCTACGTGCTCGAGCGGATGCTCCAGGGCGGCTACACCCTGGGCGGCGAGCAGTCCGGGCACGTCATCGACACCGTCCACGCCACCACCGGTGACGGCGTGCTCACCTCCCTGCACGTGGCCGCGCGCGTCAAGCGCACCGGCAAGACGCTGGCCGAGCTCGCCAGCGTCGTCACCCGCCTGCCCCAGACCCTCATCAACGTCAAGAACGTCGACAAGGGCGCCGCCAGCACCAACAAGGCCGTGCAGGACGCCGTGGCCTCCGCGGAGAAGGACCTGGGCGAGACCGGCCGGGTCCTGCTGCGCCCCTCGGGCACCGAGCCGCTCGTGCGCGTCATGGTCGAGGCCGCCACCCAGGAGGAGGCCGACCGTGTCGCCCGCTCCCTGGCCGACACCGTCAAGAGCAACCTCAGCCTGTGA